Proteins from a single region of Syntrophales bacterium:
- a CDS encoding ATP-binding protein, with product MTAMKDPKGRRPISESLQASIFHAIPIGVFFAINRVLVHVNQALCELLGYAEPEILEHGTRMFYDSDEEYERVGRELYSRLAGSERTSVESHLVRKDGTILFAILTAAYLKADDPAAGHIVTIQDITKRRLAEEALHESENRVRGILEQAPFSIQVFSPEGDIIFTNTAFEKLWAVTQEDLKGYNILRDRQIEALGIMPAVHRAFDGMPSTTPTIEYNAESTVGKGNLLVVQGILYPVLDVNDAILYVIMIHLDFTKQARIEKERKKLEERLQQAQKMEAIGTLAGGIAHDFNNILSSIMGYSELCLHEVRSNPKASRHAEQILKAADRARDLVQQILTFSRKAEPEKNPLSLAPIIKEVVKFMRASLPTTIEIRQKTPETPHVIMADPSQMYQVLMNLCTNASHAMKESGGILEIGLRQVEIEAGAALFRIPLPDGRYVELSVRDTGQGIPQQNLGKIFDPYFTTKQQGEGTGLGLSVVLGIVKDHHGEIRVYSEEGKGSHFMIYLPLVDREIEVGEHGKNTIIPPGKGETVLFIDDEQMIVDMSSEILEDLGYRVLTETDPVKAIDLLKSDIRGIDIVITDKTMPHMTGFEVVKAIKTMSREIPVILCSGFLEKSDLEKITELNVDRVIVKPIQMSALANAVRELLDGTKM from the coding sequence ATGACGGCGATGAAAGACCCGAAAGGAAGGCGGCCCATCAGCGAATCACTTCAGGCAAGCATCTTTCACGCGATCCCGATCGGCGTCTTCTTTGCGATCAACCGGGTGCTGGTCCACGTCAATCAAGCGCTGTGTGAGCTTCTCGGATACGCGGAACCGGAGATCCTCGAGCACGGCACGCGGATGTTCTACGATTCCGACGAAGAGTATGAGCGGGTCGGCCGCGAGCTCTATTCACGGCTTGCGGGCAGCGAACGGACGAGTGTCGAGTCGCATCTCGTGAGGAAAGACGGCACCATCCTTTTTGCCATTCTGACCGCTGCGTATCTGAAGGCGGATGATCCCGCAGCCGGGCACATCGTTACCATCCAGGACATCACAAAGCGAAGGCTCGCCGAAGAGGCCCTGCACGAGAGCGAAAACCGAGTCCGCGGCATTCTTGAACAGGCCCCATTTTCCATCCAGGTATTTTCACCCGAAGGCGACATTATCTTCACCAACACGGCCTTTGAAAAGCTATGGGCGGTCACGCAGGAAGACCTGAAGGGCTACAATATCCTTCGTGACCGGCAGATCGAGGCGCTTGGTATCATGCCGGCCGTGCACAGGGCGTTCGACGGAATGCCGTCAACCACCCCGACAATTGAGTATAATGCGGAATCCACGGTCGGCAAAGGCAACCTGCTCGTCGTACAGGGAATCCTCTATCCCGTCCTCGATGTCAACGATGCCATCCTGTATGTCATCATGATTCACCTCGACTTTACCAAGCAGGCCCGGATCGAGAAGGAAAGGAAGAAGCTGGAGGAAAGGCTTCAGCAGGCACAGAAGATGGAAGCGATCGGAACGCTTGCCGGCGGCATTGCCCATGACTTCAACAATATCCTCAGCAGCATCATGGGATATTCTGAATTGTGCCTGCACGAAGTGCGCAGCAATCCGAAGGCATCCAGGCACGCGGAGCAGATTCTCAAGGCCGCGGATCGAGCCAGGGACCTGGTGCAGCAGATCCTGACCTTCAGCCGCAAGGCCGAACCGGAAAAAAACCCTCTTTCGCTTGCCCCGATTATCAAAGAGGTCGTGAAATTCATGCGGGCGTCCCTGCCGACAACCATCGAGATCCGGCAGAAGACGCCAGAAACCCCGCACGTGATCATGGCGGATCCCTCCCAGATGTACCAGGTGCTCATGAACCTGTGTACGAATGCCAGCCATGCCATGAAGGAAAGCGGGGGGATCCTGGAGATCGGATTGAGGCAGGTCGAAATCGAGGCGGGCGCCGCCCTGTTTCGCATCCCGCTGCCTGACGGCCGCTACGTGGAGCTGTCCGTCCGGGATACCGGACAGGGGATCCCCCAACAGAACCTGGGAAAGATCTTCGATCCGTATTTCACCACCAAACAGCAGGGGGAAGGAACGGGGCTGGGCCTTTCGGTTGTCCTCGGGATCGTCAAGGATCACCATGGAGAGATCAGGGTATACAGTGAAGAGGGCAAGGGGTCGCACTTCATGATCTATCTCCCGCTGGTCGACAGGGAGATCGAAGTCGGAGAACACGGGAAAAACACAATCATTCCCCCGGGAAAAGGCGAAACGGTCCTGTTCATCGATGACGAGCAGATGATTGTCGACATGAGCAGTGAAATACTCGAGGATCTGGGTTACCGGGTCCTGACGGAAACCGACCCGGTGAAAGCGATCGACCTGCTCAAGAGCGACATCCGGGGAATTGACATCGTCATCACGGACAAGACGATGCCGCACATGACGGGATTCGAAGTGGTCAAGGCGATCAAGACGATGAGCAGGGAGATTCCCGTCATTCTCTGTTCGGGATTCCTGGAAAAGAGCGACCTGGAAAAAATCACCGAGCTCAACGTCGACAGGGTGATCGTCAAGCCGATCCAGATGAGCGCCCTGGCCAATGCGGTTCGTGAACTGCTCGACGGGACCAAGATGTGA
- a CDS encoding PAS domain S-box protein, whose product MPQKKQAPKPARQTDRNYRDFFRNAPIGIFTTTPGGRFLGANPALARMLGYKTPEELMDSVADIGTQVYADPEARNRATHLLAEHGELLNFECRIARRDGTVFWASHCTRAVQDGKGRILHFQGFLVDITERKRMEDALRESENRYRHITENMTDIVTETDAAGKIIYTSPSHRTLLGDGPEQVIGRSSFDRIHPEDRERIASKYLEGIRTKTDHEMEYRYRHADGHYIWLRSSGHSFYDASGNLTGIIINSNDITERKRAEEELKESEERYRSIFENAVEGIYQSTPEGRYISVNPAMARLCGYASPEEMVATVTDIETQYYVDPEDRRRFISLLQEQGKIDHFEYRVRRKDGSTIWISANARVVRDAKGNTVHYEGRVQDITERRQMETESAFRNALLSAQQEASIDGILAVDSEGKIILHNKRFTEIWKVPPAIVATQSDELLLKSVRRWLVDPETFLEKVNYLYDHPHETCQDEILLSDGRVLERYSSPLTGADNQYFGRVWFFRDITERKRVEEELKESETRYSTFINSTSDFVFLKDNHFQHIVANKALADFYGRTSEEIIGLSDFDLMPEEAAQNCRASDREAVTMGSVVSTEEAVGDRVFETTKFPVPLQSGKTGVGGFIRDITERKRAVEERRELEEQLQRAEKMEALGLLAGGVAHDLNNILGVMVGYSELLAEKLPEGSSTKRHADNILQASIRGAAIIQDLLTLARRGVNVSDVVDLGGIISDYLGTLEFRELRDRHPQVAFAAELESCLLNIKGSPVHLGKTVMNLVSNAFESIAGRGEVTIRTKNRYLDQPIRGYDDVQEGDYVVLTVSDTGGGISEEDLGKIFEPFYTKKVMGRSGTGLGLAVVWGTVKDHSGYIDVQSAEGEGSTFTLFFPVTREKSARDDMDASPSSCQGRGESILVVDDVKEQRELAISMLERLGYRVEAVAGGEEAVALLRGRKVDLVVLDMIMDPGIDGMETYRRILEIHPRQKAILASGFSETDRVRKTLEMGAGAFVQKPYILEKIGLAVRTELDRKIGDTA is encoded by the coding sequence GGAGCTGATGGATTCCGTGGCGGACATCGGGACCCAGGTCTATGCCGACCCGGAAGCCAGGAACAGGGCGACACACCTCCTTGCGGAGCACGGAGAGCTCCTGAATTTCGAGTGTCGCATCGCCCGCAGGGACGGGACGGTCTTCTGGGCATCCCACTGCACCCGGGCCGTGCAGGACGGCAAAGGGCGGATTCTGCATTTCCAGGGATTCCTCGTCGACATCACGGAACGCAAGCGGATGGAGGATGCGCTGCGCGAGAGCGAAAACCGATACAGACACATCACGGAAAACATGACGGACATCGTGACCGAGACGGACGCCGCAGGGAAGATTATATACACCAGCCCTTCCCACCGGACCCTGCTGGGAGACGGTCCGGAGCAAGTCATCGGCAGGTCCTCTTTTGATCGCATCCATCCCGAAGATCGCGAACGGATTGCAAGCAAATACCTGGAAGGCATTCGCACCAAGACAGACCACGAGATGGAGTATCGTTACCGGCACGCAGACGGACACTACATATGGCTCCGCTCGTCGGGCCACTCCTTTTACGATGCCTCGGGAAACCTGACGGGCATCATCATCAATTCGAACGACATCACGGAACGCAAGCGGGCGGAGGAGGAGCTCAAGGAGAGCGAGGAGCGCTATCGAAGCATATTCGAGAACGCCGTCGAGGGCATCTACCAGAGCACGCCCGAAGGCCGCTACATCAGCGTCAACCCGGCCATGGCGCGCCTTTGCGGATACGCCTCGCCGGAGGAGATGGTCGCGACCGTGACGGACATAGAAACGCAGTATTACGTCGATCCCGAAGATCGCCGCCGGTTCATAAGCCTTCTCCAGGAACAGGGGAAAATCGACCATTTCGAATACCGGGTACGCCGCAAGGACGGGAGCACGATCTGGATCTCCGCCAACGCCCGGGTCGTGCGCGACGCAAAGGGCAACACCGTCCATTACGAGGGAAGAGTCCAGGACATCACCGAGCGCAGGCAGATGGAGACGGAGAGCGCCTTCCGGAACGCCCTGCTGTCGGCCCAGCAGGAAGCGTCCATCGACGGCATTCTGGCCGTGGACAGCGAGGGAAAGATCATCCTGCACAACAAGCGCTTTACGGAAATATGGAAGGTTCCCCCCGCCATCGTTGCCACGCAATCCGATGAATTGCTGCTGAAATCGGTCCGGCGGTGGCTTGTCGATCCGGAGACCTTCCTGGAAAAAGTCAATTACCTCTACGACCACCCGCATGAAACCTGCCAGGATGAAATCCTGCTGAGCGACGGGAGGGTCCTCGAACGCTACTCCTCTCCCCTGACGGGGGCCGACAACCAGTACTTCGGCCGGGTCTGGTTTTTCCGCGACATCACCGAGCGCAAGCGGGTGGAGGAGGAGCTCAAGGAGAGCGAAACGCGCTACAGCACCTTCATCAACAGCACGTCGGACTTTGTATTCCTGAAAGACAACCATTTCCAGCACATCGTGGCGAACAAGGCGCTGGCCGACTTTTACGGACGGACGTCCGAGGAAATCATCGGCCTGTCCGATTTCGACCTGATGCCCGAAGAGGCGGCGCAGAACTGCCGCGCCTCCGACCGGGAGGCCGTCACGATGGGCTCCGTCGTCAGCACGGAGGAGGCTGTCGGGGACCGCGTCTTCGAGACAACCAAGTTTCCCGTACCGCTGCAGAGCGGCAAAACCGGGGTCGGCGGCTTCATCCGCGACATCACCGAGCGCAAGCGGGCCGTGGAGGAGCGCCGCGAGCTGGAGGAGCAGCTCCAGAGAGCGGAGAAGATGGAGGCGCTGGGGCTCCTGGCGGGCGGCGTCGCCCACGACCTCAACAACATCCTCGGCGTCATGGTGGGTTATTCGGAGCTGCTGGCGGAAAAACTGCCCGAAGGCAGCTCCACAAAGCGGCATGCGGACAACATCCTTCAGGCCAGCATCCGGGGAGCGGCGATCATCCAGGACCTCCTGACCCTGGCCCGGCGGGGCGTCAACGTTTCGGACGTGGTCGACCTGGGCGGGATCATCTCCGATTACCTCGGAACGCTGGAATTCAGGGAGCTGAGAGACCGCCACCCGCAGGTCGCCTTCGCGGCGGAGCTCGAGAGCTGCCTTCTGAACATCAAGGGATCGCCCGTTCACCTGGGTAAGACCGTCATGAACCTCGTGTCCAACGCCTTCGAGTCCATCGCCGGCAGGGGAGAGGTCACGATCCGGACGAAGAACCGCTACCTGGACCAGCCCATCCGGGGATACGACGACGTCCAGGAAGGGGACTATGTCGTCCTGACGGTCTCCGACACGGGCGGCGGAATCTCCGAGGAGGACCTGGGCAAGATCTTCGAGCCCTTCTACACGAAGAAAGTGATGGGACGAAGCGGAACCGGCCTGGGACTGGCCGTCGTCTGGGGAACCGTCAAGGACCACAGCGGCTACATCGATGTGCAGAGCGCCGAGGGCGAGGGAAGCACCTTCACGCTTTTTTTCCCCGTCACGAGAGAAAAGAGCGCCCGGGACGACATGGACGCCTCCCCCTCATCCTGCCAGGGCAGGGGGGAGTCCATCCTGGTGGTGGACGACGTGAAGGAGCAGCGCGAGTTGGCCATCAGCATGCTGGAAAGGCTCGGGTACCGGGTCGAGGCCGTCGCCGGCGGGGAGGAGGCGGTTGCCCTCCTTCGAGGCCGGAAGGTGGACCTGGTGGTCCTGGACATGATCATGGATCCGGGGATCGACGGCATGGAGACGTACCGCAGAATCCTTGAGATTCATCCCCGGCAGAAGGCGATCCTCGCCAGCGGCTTCTCGGAAACGGACCGGGTCCGGAAAACCCTGGAAATGGGCGCCGGGGCATTCGTCCAGAAGCCCTACATCCTCGAAAAGATCGGCCTGGCGGTCCGGACGGAGCTGGACCGGAAGATCGGGGATACGGCATGA